In Gemmatimonadaceae bacterium, a single genomic region encodes these proteins:
- a CDS encoding ABC transporter permease, which yields MSNEKHFRRLLHIDRGAAGVDRAIEEELAFHFEMSVRELMNEGWTRPDAEREATRRFGDAQRTRERLRRIDQVTAARAGWLEWWTSVAQDLLYAGRGVRTQPAFAAVVVLTLALAIGATSTMFGIVDRLLLRAPDDVANPASLRRVYAHVRTKSSGEFTTSTLGYSAYAAVRKYSRSVSQVAAYNVTDARTGRGLESAAVRLGAATGNFFVVLGVHALRGRFFAEADDQYPEGAHVVVLDYGYWHRQYAGADSVIGRTLVLNEQPFTIIGVAPRDFTGVELRPVHMWIPISSGHHPTPDWWTTWRAQWLSIIVRVKPGLAAGRVNDDLTATFRAAYAGTDDE from the coding sequence ATGTCCAACGAGAAACACTTCCGCAGGCTTCTCCACATCGATCGCGGCGCCGCGGGCGTGGACCGCGCAATCGAAGAGGAACTGGCCTTTCACTTCGAAATGAGTGTGCGAGAACTCATGAACGAAGGATGGACCCGCCCCGACGCCGAACGTGAAGCTACGCGTCGCTTCGGCGATGCGCAGAGAACTCGCGAGCGCCTCCGCCGAATCGATCAGGTCACGGCAGCGCGCGCAGGGTGGCTCGAGTGGTGGACCTCGGTCGCCCAGGATCTTCTGTACGCGGGCCGTGGTGTACGGACGCAGCCGGCCTTTGCGGCGGTCGTCGTACTGACGCTGGCGCTCGCGATCGGCGCGACGTCGACGATGTTCGGCATTGTCGATCGATTGCTGCTGCGCGCGCCCGACGACGTTGCCAATCCGGCGTCGCTTCGGCGCGTCTACGCGCACGTGCGCACGAAATCGTCGGGCGAATTCACAACGAGCACACTGGGCTACAGTGCGTACGCCGCGGTGCGCAAGTACAGTCGGTCCGTTTCGCAGGTTGCGGCGTACAACGTCACCGATGCGCGCACCGGGCGGGGCTTGGAGTCCGCGGCAGTGAGGCTGGGCGCGGCAACGGGCAATTTCTTCGTCGTGCTTGGAGTGCATGCACTACGTGGGCGCTTCTTCGCCGAGGCGGATGATCAATATCCCGAAGGCGCACACGTCGTGGTGTTGGACTATGGCTACTGGCATCGCCAATACGCCGGCGCCGATTCCGTCATCGGTCGGACTCTCGTGCTCAACGAGCAGCCATTCACGATTATCGGTGTCGCGCCGCGTGACTTCACTGGGGTAGAGCTGCGGCCCGTCCACATGTGGATTCCGATCAGCAGCGGGCACCATCCCACACCCGACTGGTGGACCACATGGCGTGCACAATGGCTGAGCATCATTGTGCGCGTGAAGCCGGGACTCGCCGCTGGCCGGGTGAATGACGATCTCACCGCGACATTCCGCGCTGCGTACGCCGGGACAGATGACGAGTGA
- a CDS encoding PadR family transcriptional regulator, giving the protein MRAADLDLLQGTLDLLVLKALTFGPRHGYAIGQWLRESSDRTLNIEEGALYTALHRMEQRRWLSAEWGLSETNRKAKFYSLSALGRRQLRDKTTTWSAYAGAVFKVLQAS; this is encoded by the coding sequence GTGCGTGCCGCCGATCTCGACCTTTTGCAGGGGACGCTCGATCTGCTTGTCCTCAAGGCGCTCACCTTCGGCCCGCGGCACGGTTATGCCATCGGGCAGTGGCTCCGCGAGAGCAGTGACCGCACGCTCAATATCGAAGAGGGCGCGCTATACACTGCGCTCCACCGCATGGAGCAACGCCGTTGGCTCAGTGCCGAATGGGGCCTGAGCGAGACCAATCGGAAAGCAAAGTTCTACAGTCTCAGCGCACTGGGCCGTCGGCAGCTCCGAGACAAGACCACGACCTGGTCAGCCTACGCGGGTGCCGTCTTCAAGGTGTTGCAGGCTTCCTAA
- a CDS encoding alpha/beta hydrolase, producing the protein MLNSMPRLLLVLTLTAGAASAQTTTTPPVPSAGRRVDIGGGQHLYLNCTGKGSPTVILEAGAGDFAEVWSLVQPRVAEFTRVCSYDRGGYMWSDPGARPRTYAQLALELRTTLDRAGETPPFILVGQSYGGLVVRGFAKRYARDVKGMVLVDAVHEDQQIVWGGEAIVCATPRAAGPRPRRGLRWTRSGFAWRATVA; encoded by the coding sequence ATGCTCAACAGCATGCCGCGGCTGCTGCTTGTACTGACCCTCACCGCCGGCGCCGCCTCGGCGCAGACCACGACCACGCCGCCTGTGCCGAGCGCGGGTCGTCGAGTCGACATCGGCGGTGGGCAGCACCTCTACCTGAATTGCACCGGCAAGGGCTCACCGACGGTAATCCTCGAGGCAGGCGCCGGCGACTTCGCGGAGGTATGGTCGCTCGTCCAGCCCAGAGTCGCCGAGTTCACGCGCGTGTGCAGCTACGACCGCGGGGGCTACATGTGGAGCGACCCGGGCGCGCGCCCGCGCACGTACGCGCAACTCGCCCTCGAGCTCCGCACCACGCTCGATCGCGCCGGCGAGACGCCACCCTTCATTCTCGTTGGCCAGTCGTATGGTGGACTCGTCGTCCGCGGCTTCGCCAAGCGCTACGCGCGCGACGTCAAAGGGATGGTGCTCGTCGACGCCGTGCACGAGGACCAGCAGATCGTCTGGGGCGGCGAGGCCATCGTCTGCGCGACGCCGCGCGCGGCCGGCCCTCGCCCGCGCCGCGGATTGCGTTGGACACGCAGTGGGTTCGCCTGGCGCGCGACAGTAGCCTGA